Proteins from one Thermotoga sp. SG1 genomic window:
- a CDS encoding transketolase, with protein sequence MERFPYEKLPESELKELKELGRLCRGDILKMTYIANSGHPGGSMSSIDLYLTVFKYAKLKPADDPARDRIVISHGHTSPGVYAAMARLGFVDLDEVLTGFRHPASVFEGHVTRGVGIVDWTTGNLGQGLSAGLGFALASRFTGRDYHVFVLMSDAEQAKGQVAEARRVAKKYGVTNLTVIIDYNDAQISGRARDVMPVNIKENYLADGWRVIEIDGHDYEQIYLALKEAVEDELNPVAILAKTVMGKGVSFMENEVKYHGKPLNREELEKALSELGIENDVDVYIEKRKKLPVEKHRKVHKTYPVKIDTGDPITYTEPLDNRSAFGKALLDLVKKNADNSDATPIVAVDCDLKGSVKLDLLDKEFPERVLEVGVQEHNAAAMAGALSAEGVITFFADFGVFGISETYNQHRLNAINGTNLKVVVTHCGLNVGEDGKTHHGLDYISGPMNWYGFKVIVPGDPNQTDRAVRYAAKEYGNFVIAMGRSKLPIVLDENGKPFFGEDYTFEYGKIDVVREGSDAVIVTYGSTLHLAVEAADDLRKEGIRVSVLNVSCPVDLDIETLKVLDGKPVLVVEDHNVLTGLGSYLGTVLLENGILPKKYVRVGVPEFAVSGDYKLLYKLYGLDKEGIVSRLKEML encoded by the coding sequence ATGGAAAGATTCCCTTACGAAAAGCTTCCAGAAAGCGAACTCAAAGAATTGAAGGAACTTGGAAGACTCTGCCGTGGAGATATCCTGAAGATGACCTACATCGCAAACTCCGGACATCCCGGTGGGTCCATGTCCTCCATCGACCTGTATCTCACCGTTTTCAAATACGCAAAACTGAAACCTGCCGATGATCCCGCAAGGGATAGGATCGTGATCAGCCACGGACACACCTCTCCCGGCGTCTACGCTGCGATGGCTCGTCTTGGTTTTGTCGACCTCGATGAGGTTCTCACGGGATTCAGACATCCCGCTTCTGTGTTCGAAGGACACGTGACCCGTGGAGTAGGAATAGTCGACTGGACCACAGGAAATCTCGGCCAGGGTCTTTCAGCCGGACTCGGGTTTGCCCTGGCATCTAGGTTCACAGGAAGAGATTACCACGTTTTCGTTCTGATGAGTGATGCTGAGCAGGCAAAGGGACAGGTGGCAGAAGCAAGAAGGGTAGCGAAAAAATACGGTGTCACAAACCTCACCGTGATCATCGACTACAATGACGCCCAGATCAGTGGACGAGCCAGGGATGTCATGCCCGTGAACATAAAGGAAAATTATCTGGCAGACGGCTGGAGAGTAATCGAAATTGACGGTCACGATTACGAACAAATCTACCTTGCCTTGAAAGAAGCGGTTGAAGATGAATTGAATCCAGTTGCCATTCTCGCAAAGACGGTTATGGGAAAGGGCGTCTCCTTCATGGAGAACGAGGTCAAATACCACGGAAAACCTCTGAACAGAGAAGAACTGGAGAAGGCCCTTTCAGAACTCGGCATCGAAAACGACGTAGATGTTTACATAGAAAAGAGAAAGAAACTTCCTGTGGAAAAGCACAGAAAAGTTCACAAAACCTACCCTGTGAAGATCGATACGGGAGATCCCATCACCTACACCGAACCTCTCGACAACAGAAGCGCCTTTGGAAAAGCACTTCTCGATCTGGTGAAGAAGAACGCAGACAACTCTGACGCCACGCCCATCGTTGCTGTGGACTGTGACCTCAAAGGTTCAGTGAAACTGGATCTTCTGGACAAAGAATTTCCAGAAAGGGTTCTAGAAGTTGGTGTTCAGGAACACAACGCCGCTGCTATGGCGGGAGCGCTTTCTGCAGAGGGTGTGATCACATTCTTTGCAGACTTCGGTGTATTTGGAATCTCCGAGACCTACAATCAGCACAGGCTGAACGCCATAAACGGAACAAATCTGAAGGTCGTCGTCACGCACTGTGGTCTCAACGTGGGAGAAGACGGAAAGACTCACCATGGGCTCGATTACATCTCCGGTCCCATGAACTGGTACGGCTTCAAGGTGATCGTTCCCGGAGATCCGAACCAGACGGACAGAGCGGTAAGATACGCCGCAAAAGAATACGGAAACTTCGTGATCGCCATGGGAAGATCAAAACTTCCCATCGTTCTGGATGAAAACGGAAAACCCTTCTTCGGAGAGGATTACACCTTCGAGTACGGAAAGATCGACGTTGTGAGGGAAGGAAGCGATGCTGTGATCGTAACGTACGGATCCACTCTCCATCTTGCGGTGGAAGCAGCCGACGATCTCAGAAAAGAAGGTATCAGAGTCTCTGTGTTGAATGTATCCTGTCCTGTGGATCTTGACATAGAGACACTGAAGGTGCTCGATGGAAAACCCGTTCTCGTGGTGGAGGATCATAACGTCCTCACTGGACTTGGAAGTTATCTTGGAACGGTGCTTCTTGAGAATGGAATCCTGCCGAAAAAATACGTCAGGGTCGGTGTTCCAGAGTTCGCCGTATCCGGAGATTACAAACTCCTCTACAAACTCTACGGTCTGGACAAGGAAGGCATCGTTTCAAGGCTCAAAGAAATGCTCTGA
- a CDS encoding phosphate acyltransferase: MRTFSEIIEAVHSRARGMKLAVAASHDEETMRAVLRAKEMKIVEPVLFGNKEKIKTLANSMNLMLDVEMINAEDSIEASRMAVESVAKGDADILMKGMVKTSDLMSIFLRKEYKLRTERILSAVSVHEVSTYHKLLIVSDGGMVISPNLQQRLDIVENAVLVAHTLGIEKPRVALLGTGKEDSLTAEIAILSKMFQRRSDCIVDGPFTLDAAISKETGFSDVLIVPHIEAGNILSKALVHFSHSRTAIVVVGGRVPIILTSRADGEETRFFSIVLGVLIAQNEVKSNV; encoded by the coding sequence ATGAGAACCTTTTCAGAAATCATTGAAGCGGTCCACTCACGAGCACGTGGAATGAAACTCGCCGTAGCAGCGTCTCATGATGAAGAGACCATGAGAGCCGTTTTGAGAGCTAAAGAAATGAAAATAGTGGAACCCGTGCTTTTTGGAAACAAAGAAAAGATAAAAACCCTTGCAAACTCAATGAATTTGATGCTCGATGTGGAGATGATCAACGCAGAAGATTCCATCGAAGCATCCAGAATGGCTGTGGAAAGCGTTGCAAAGGGCGATGCAGACATCTTGATGAAGGGAATGGTAAAAACGAGTGATCTGATGTCTATCTTCCTCAGAAAAGAGTACAAACTCAGAACCGAAAGGATTCTTTCCGCCGTGAGTGTTCATGAGGTTTCCACCTATCACAAGCTACTGATTGTCTCTGACGGAGGAATGGTCATCTCACCGAATCTTCAACAAAGATTAGACATCGTGGAAAACGCCGTTCTTGTTGCTCATACCCTTGGAATAGAAAAACCAAGGGTTGCTCTTCTTGGAACAGGAAAAGAAGATTCTTTGACAGCCGAGATTGCCATTCTGTCGAAAATGTTTCAGCGGAGAAGCGACTGCATCGTCGATGGACCGTTCACCCTGGATGCTGCAATCAGCAAAGAAACGGGTTTTTCAGATGTTCTGATCGTTCCACACATAGAAGCTGGAAACATCCTCAGTAAAGCACTCGTACATTTTTCTCATAGCAGAACCGCCATCGTTGTTGTTGGGGGTAGAGTGCCAATCATCCTCACATCCCGGGCGGATGGAGAGGAAACTAGATTTTTTTCGATCGTTCTTGGAGTGCTGATAGCCCAGAATGAGGTGAAATCGAATGTTTAG
- a CDS encoding ferredoxin family protein, producing MRGYIMIDSERCKGCGLCINVCPVKVIGFSKKYNSKGYHPAEYKGEGCIACGLCYLSCPDVCITVFRDVKKKEKMKV from the coding sequence ATGAGAGGATACATAATGATCGATTCGGAAAGATGTAAAGGCTGTGGTCTGTGCATCAATGTCTGTCCAGTCAAAGTGATAGGTTTTTCCAAAAAGTACAACTCTAAAGGTTACCACCCTGCCGAATACAAAGGAGAAGGTTGCATAGCGTGCGGACTGTGCTATCTCAGTTGTCCAGATGTCTGTATCACGGTCTTCCGTGATGTCAAGAAGAAGGAGAAGATGAAAGTTTGA
- the nusB gene encoding transcription antitermination factor NusB produces MKTPRRRMRLAVFKALFQHEFRKDEDLEQILEEILDDSYDEKAKKDARRYIRNIKAHLQTIDDLISRYLERWTIDRLSAVDRNILRLGTYELLYEKDIPIEVTINEAIEIAKRYGTENSGKFVNGILDRIAKENAPKEKFDL; encoded by the coding sequence ATGAAAACACCGAGGCGAAGAATGAGGCTTGCTGTCTTCAAAGCTCTTTTTCAACATGAATTCAGGAAAGATGAGGATCTTGAGCAGATACTCGAGGAAATACTGGACGACAGTTACGATGAAAAGGCAAAAAAAGATGCAAGACGCTATATTCGGAACATTAAAGCACACCTTCAAACGATAGACGATCTCATCTCCAGGTACCTTGAGCGCTGGACGATAGATCGTCTCTCTGCTGTTGACAGAAACATCCTGAGGCTTGGAACCTATGAACTCCTTTACGAGAAAGACATCCCCATAGAGGTTACGATCAATGAAGCCATAGAGATAGCCAAAAGATATGGTACTGAAAACAGCGGAAAATTCGTAAACGGCATACTGGATAGAATTGCAAAAGAGAACGCTCCAAAGGAAAAATTCGATTTGTGA
- a CDS encoding Asp23/Gls24 family envelope stress response protein — protein sequence MAEEYKNIEISDGVIKEIAIRSIGEFLGDVGSRVMKKIRKSLDVTRNPDDSLVIEFKIDVPYGEPIPEYVSKLTEKVKHDIEMMTSMRVESINVTVENVFEKEEEIEEPEEGEENQE from the coding sequence ATGGCAGAGGAATACAAGAACATCGAAATATCCGATGGAGTGATAAAAGAGATCGCGATCAGAAGCATTGGAGAGTTTCTCGGAGACGTTGGTTCCAGAGTGATGAAGAAAATCAGAAAGAGTCTGGATGTCACAAGGAACCCAGATGACAGCCTCGTCATCGAGTTCAAAATCGATGTCCCTTACGGTGAACCCATTCCTGAATACGTTTCCAAACTCACCGAGAAAGTGAAACACGATATCGAGATGATGACCTCCATGAGAGTGGAATCCATCAACGTAACGGTGGAGAACGTTTTCGAGAAGGAAGAAGAGATAGAAGAACCCGAGGAGGGTGAAGAGAACCAAGAATGA
- a CDS encoding thiamine pyrophosphate-dependent enzyme, whose protein sequence is MKVIFERPKSLNDKEFTYCPGCHHGIIHRLIAEVIDELNIQDRTIMVAPVGCSVFAYEFFDVDGTVAPHGRALAVATGIKKALPDSVVFTYQGDGDLASIGIAETIHAANRGEKLTTIFVNNAVYGMTGGQMAPTTLLGQKTTTSPRGRNVENEGFPLHVSELLSTIPGVAYLERTAVSSPRDILNTKKAIKKAFLAQLKGLGFGLVEVLSTCPTNWKMTPVEAQKWLLENMTKEFPPRLFIDKVGD, encoded by the coding sequence ATGAAAGTCATATTCGAAAGGCCAAAATCTCTGAACGACAAAGAGTTCACTTACTGCCCTGGCTGTCACCACGGAATAATTCATCGTCTGATAGCCGAAGTGATAGACGAACTGAACATACAGGACAGAACCATAATGGTTGCCCCTGTGGGATGTTCTGTTTTTGCCTACGAATTCTTCGATGTGGATGGAACCGTGGCCCCACATGGAAGAGCCCTTGCGGTGGCAACTGGTATTAAGAAAGCGTTGCCAGATAGCGTGGTCTTCACCTATCAGGGTGATGGAGACCTCGCGTCCATAGGCATAGCCGAAACCATCCATGCAGCCAATCGGGGAGAAAAACTGACAACGATATTCGTGAACAACGCGGTGTACGGTATGACCGGAGGTCAGATGGCTCCAACGACACTGTTGGGACAAAAAACCACCACGAGTCCACGTGGAAGGAACGTGGAAAATGAAGGATTTCCGCTCCATGTTTCCGAACTTCTGAGTACGATCCCGGGTGTTGCATACCTTGAACGCACCGCCGTCAGTTCTCCTCGAGACATTCTGAACACAAAAAAAGCCATAAAAAAGGCGTTTCTTGCCCAATTGAAGGGTCTTGGGTTTGGACTTGTGGAAGTGTTGAGTACATGCCCAACCAACTGGAAAATGACACCTGTGGAGGCTCAGAAGTGGCTTTTAGAAAACATGACAAAAGAGTTTCCTCCAAGGCTTTTCATAGATAAGGTGGGGGATTAA
- the buk gene encoding butyrate kinase, with amino-acid sequence MFRILVINPGSTSTKVAIFENENMVNMKSIVHTPEEIGKYRRIVDQLKFRESLVREFVEDSGYSLSSFSAFVGRGGLVDPVPGGIYIVDSLMIETLKSGKNGEHASNLGALIAYDLSLETGAPAYIVDPVVIDEMEEVARVSGHPDYQRKSIFHALNQKAVAREMAKTVGKKYEELNLVVVHMGGGISIAAHRKGRIIDVNNALDGEGPFTPERSGTLPLTQLIDLCFSGKFSYEEMKRRIVGNGGLVAYLGTNDAREVVKRIKEGDRWAERVYRAMAYQIVKWIGKMAAALKGDVDFIILTGGLAHESEFLVPWIKEKVSFIAQVLVFPGSNEEKALALSALRVLKGEERAKNYSEEARKWKEKYNSYLELVQSKKSS; translated from the coding sequence ATGTTTAGAATACTCGTTATAAATCCTGGTTCCACTTCCACGAAGGTGGCGATATTCGAAAATGAAAACATGGTGAATATGAAAAGCATCGTACATACACCCGAAGAGATTGGAAAGTATCGAAGGATTGTCGATCAACTGAAGTTTCGAGAAAGTTTGGTGAGAGAATTTGTTGAGGATTCTGGTTATTCTCTCTCCTCTTTTTCGGCTTTCGTTGGTCGTGGTGGTCTTGTAGATCCTGTTCCAGGTGGAATCTACATAGTAGACAGCCTGATGATTGAAACTTTGAAATCGGGAAAAAACGGCGAACACGCTTCGAACTTGGGAGCACTCATAGCGTACGATCTTTCACTTGAAACAGGTGCTCCCGCTTACATCGTTGATCCTGTTGTGATCGATGAGATGGAAGAAGTCGCCCGTGTCAGTGGACATCCTGACTATCAGAGAAAGTCAATCTTTCATGCGCTCAACCAGAAAGCTGTTGCAAGAGAAATGGCAAAGACTGTTGGAAAAAAATACGAAGAATTGAACCTCGTTGTTGTTCACATGGGCGGAGGAATCTCGATTGCCGCCCATCGTAAAGGAAGGATCATCGATGTGAACAACGCACTGGATGGCGAGGGGCCTTTCACACCCGAAAGAAGCGGCACACTCCCTCTGACACAGCTCATCGATCTGTGCTTCAGTGGGAAATTCTCCTATGAAGAGATGAAAAGGCGCATTGTAGGAAACGGAGGGCTCGTAGCCTACCTTGGAACCAACGATGCCAGAGAGGTAGTAAAGCGGATCAAAGAAGGTGACAGGTGGGCAGAAAGGGTTTACAGAGCAATGGCGTATCAGATAGTCAAGTGGATTGGAAAGATGGCTGCCGCTTTGAAAGGAGATGTAGACTTCATTATTCTCACAGGAGGTCTTGCCCATGAAAGTGAGTTTCTCGTTCCCTGGATAAAAGAGAAAGTGAGTTTCATAGCACAAGTTTTGGTATTTCCTGGAAGCAACGAGGAAAAGGCACTCGCTCTTTCAGCACTCAGGGTTCTGAAAGGAGAAGAGAGAGCAAAAAACTACTCAGAAGAGGCAAGAAAATGGAAAGAAAAGTACAATTCCTACCTCGAGCTTGTCCAATCGAAAAAATCTTCTTGA
- the efp gene encoding elongation factor P produces the protein MIEVGDLKKGMFIIYDGEIYRVLEASKHFMGRGSGLVRTKLKNVKTGLVREVNFPSGEKVPEAELSFRKAQYLYRDGDHYYFMTLDDYEQHALSEEEIGDAKYYLVENMEVDLVFHEGVPIGVELPTTVELTVVETEPSFKGDTVSGGGKPAVLETGLKITVPYFIETGDKIKVDTRTGEYVGRA, from the coding sequence ATGATCGAAGTAGGTGACCTGAAAAAGGGCATGTTCATCATCTACGATGGTGAGATATACAGGGTACTCGAGGCAAGCAAACACTTCATGGGAAGAGGAAGTGGACTTGTTAGAACAAAACTTAAGAATGTGAAAACAGGTCTTGTGAGGGAAGTGAACTTCCCGAGTGGTGAAAAGGTACCCGAAGCAGAACTTTCCTTCAGAAAAGCCCAGTATCTTTACAGAGATGGAGACCACTATTATTTCATGACCCTGGACGATTACGAACAGCACGCTCTCAGCGAAGAAGAAATCGGGGATGCCAAGTACTATCTGGTTGAAAACATGGAAGTAGACCTTGTTTTCCACGAGGGTGTTCCTATAGGTGTTGAACTTCCCACCACCGTTGAATTGACCGTTGTGGAAACAGAGCCTTCTTTCAAAGGTGACACCGTCTCCGGTGGCGGAAAACCAGCCGTGCTTGAGACAGGACTGAAGATCACCGTTCCTTACTTCATAGAAACTGGTGATAAAATAAAGGTTGACACAAGAACAGGTGAGTACGTGGGAAGAGCATAA
- the uvrB gene encoding excinuclease ABC subunit UvrB, translating to MFKLVSEFEPTGDQPQAIEKLVEGLNRGMRFQTLLGVTGSGKTFTMANVIARVNRPTLVISPNKTLAAQLYQEFKTFFPENRVEFFISYYDYYQPEAYIPTKDLYIEKNADINDVIVRMRMSTLKSVRTRRDVIVVASVSCIYATGDPNDFDKMNIKLSVEDKVDVFELAEKLAKIGYQRTEDVSLSGCFRIRGDTLEIYPTYQDEGIRIEFFGDEIDSISLIDRFNRTTIERLDKIIIYPAVEFVTTEEKLKRAIKSIKEELRERLAELKKQGKLLEYERLKQRTLNDIELLETMGYCPGIENYSRHFDGRKPGEPPYTLLDYFDDDFVVFIDESHITVPQLRAMYNGDRSRKKNLVEYGFRLPSAYDNRPLTFEEFLKKVGQIVFVSATPGDFELSVSEQVVEQIIRPTGLVDPEVEVRPTKGQVDDLINEIVKVKQRGERALVTVLTKKTAELLSEHLTELGIKSLYLHSELDAIERVEVLKKLRRGDVDVVVGVNLLREGLDLPEVSLVAIMDADVEGFLRSETTLIQIIGRTARNVNGKVIMYADRITNAMKRAIEETNRRRRIQLEYNKKHGITPRSIVKPLEIEVFEQFMVKEEPAKYGDTLKNIFSMKESLSLEEYMSLLEEEMYRAASELRYEDAAALRDELFKVREVLKKKKGH from the coding sequence GTGTTCAAGCTGGTGAGTGAATTTGAGCCCACCGGTGATCAGCCACAGGCAATAGAGAAACTGGTGGAAGGATTGAACAGAGGAATGAGGTTCCAGACACTTCTTGGTGTTACAGGAAGCGGAAAGACCTTCACCATGGCCAACGTGATAGCGCGTGTGAACAGGCCAACACTTGTGATCTCTCCAAACAAGACCCTCGCCGCTCAACTGTACCAGGAGTTCAAAACCTTCTTTCCCGAAAACAGGGTGGAGTTCTTCATCAGTTACTACGACTACTATCAGCCGGAGGCTTACATACCCACCAAAGATCTCTACATAGAAAAGAACGCCGATATAAACGATGTGATCGTGAGGATGCGCATGTCCACCCTGAAATCGGTCAGAACCAGAAGAGATGTGATTGTCGTTGCAAGTGTCTCGTGTATTTACGCCACGGGGGATCCAAACGATTTCGACAAGATGAATATAAAACTCTCTGTGGAAGATAAAGTGGATGTTTTCGAACTTGCGGAAAAACTTGCAAAGATAGGATATCAGAGAACCGAAGACGTATCTCTTTCTGGATGTTTCAGAATAAGAGGTGATACGCTGGAGATATATCCTACCTATCAAGATGAAGGTATACGCATAGAATTTTTCGGCGATGAGATAGACTCTATTTCTCTGATAGATCGCTTTAATCGAACAACCATTGAAAGACTCGACAAAATCATCATCTATCCTGCTGTGGAGTTTGTGACGACCGAAGAGAAACTGAAAAGAGCTATTAAATCGATAAAGGAAGAACTCAGAGAAAGACTCGCTGAACTCAAAAAGCAGGGAAAACTACTTGAATACGAAAGATTGAAGCAAAGAACACTGAACGACATAGAACTTCTTGAAACCATGGGATACTGTCCTGGCATAGAAAACTACTCTAGACACTTCGATGGAAGAAAACCGGGAGAGCCACCCTACACACTCCTGGACTATTTCGACGATGATTTCGTGGTCTTCATAGACGAGTCTCACATTACGGTACCTCAGCTCAGAGCAATGTACAACGGTGACAGATCCAGAAAGAAAAACCTTGTGGAGTATGGATTTCGTCTTCCCTCTGCCTACGACAACAGACCACTCACTTTCGAAGAGTTTCTGAAGAAGGTGGGGCAGATCGTGTTCGTCTCAGCCACACCGGGAGATTTTGAACTTTCTGTTTCTGAACAGGTGGTCGAACAGATCATAAGACCAACTGGCCTCGTCGACCCAGAGGTGGAGGTTCGTCCCACTAAAGGGCAGGTGGACGACCTCATAAACGAGATAGTGAAGGTGAAACAGAGGGGAGAAAGGGCTCTTGTGACGGTTCTCACCAAAAAAACAGCAGAGCTTCTGAGCGAACATCTCACAGAACTCGGTATAAAGTCCCTGTATCTTCATTCTGAATTGGATGCGATAGAAAGAGTTGAAGTCTTGAAAAAACTGAGGCGCGGTGATGTAGACGTTGTGGTTGGGGTGAATCTTTTGAGAGAGGGGCTCGATCTTCCCGAAGTTTCTCTTGTTGCCATCATGGACGCTGATGTGGAAGGATTTCTTCGGTCTGAAACAACTCTCATACAGATAATTGGAAGAACCGCAAGGAACGTGAATGGGAAGGTAATCATGTACGCTGACAGAATAACGAACGCCATGAAGAGAGCGATCGAAGAGACGAACAGAAGAAGGAGGATACAACTTGAATACAACAAAAAACACGGTATCACACCACGCTCCATAGTGAAACCGCTTGAGATAGAGGTGTTCGAACAGTTCATGGTGAAAGAAGAACCTGCCAAGTACGGTGATACACTCAAGAATATCTTTTCTATGAAAGAAAGTCTCTCTCTGGAGGAGTACATGAGCCTTCTGGAAGAAGAGATGTACAGAGCAGCAAGTGAACTGAGATACGAAGATGCAGCTGCCTTGCGTGATGAGCTCTTCAAGGTCAGAGAGGTGTTGAAAAAGAAAAAGGGGCATTGA
- a CDS encoding 3-methyl-2-oxobutanoate dehydrogenase subunit VorB yields MKKIMMKGNEAIAESAIRAGCRLYFAYPITPQSEIAEYMAKRLPEVGGVFLQTESEVATVNMVYGAACTGKRVMTSTSSPGFSLMQEGISYIAGAELPCVFVNVVRGGPGLGNIQPSQGDYFQAVKGGGHGDYRLIVLAPSTVQEAVDLTQLAFDLADEYRNPVLVLADGMIGQMMEPVELPPVRDLSTLPDHSDWALTGAKNREPHRIAAFNIDPVGLEQMNIRYQEKYRRIEDKEQRWEEYRADDVEYLMVGYGTVGRILKSVVDELREEKLPVGLFRPVTLWPFPQKRLGEISERVKCIFVVEMSSGQMVEDVKLSVNGKVPVYFYGRMGGIVPTPEEICLAFKEVIR; encoded by the coding sequence ATGAAAAAGATCATGATGAAAGGCAACGAAGCGATAGCAGAGTCAGCCATAAGGGCGGGTTGTAGACTCTACTTTGCTTATCCCATCACACCTCAGAGTGAAATAGCCGAATACATGGCAAAAAGGCTTCCAGAAGTGGGAGGAGTTTTCCTTCAAACAGAGAGTGAAGTGGCAACCGTGAATATGGTGTACGGAGCTGCTTGTACGGGAAAGCGTGTTATGACCTCAACGTCTTCTCCCGGTTTCAGTTTGATGCAGGAAGGAATATCGTACATAGCCGGTGCAGAACTACCATGTGTTTTTGTCAATGTAGTCCGCGGTGGACCGGGACTTGGTAACATTCAGCCTTCCCAGGGCGACTATTTTCAGGCGGTGAAAGGAGGAGGGCACGGAGATTACAGACTCATTGTTCTGGCTCCTTCAACGGTTCAGGAAGCCGTCGATCTGACACAACTTGCTTTTGACCTCGCTGACGAATACAGAAACCCCGTTCTTGTTCTGGCGGATGGAATGATAGGCCAGATGATGGAGCCGGTGGAGCTGCCGCCAGTGAGAGATCTGTCTACTTTACCTGATCACTCAGACTGGGCATTGACGGGTGCTAAAAACAGAGAACCTCACAGAATAGCTGCTTTCAACATAGATCCAGTTGGACTTGAACAGATGAACATACGATATCAGGAAAAATACAGGCGTATTGAAGACAAAGAACAGCGATGGGAGGAGTACAGAGCAGACGATGTTGAATATCTGATGGTAGGATACGGAACCGTCGGTAGGATTTTAAAGAGCGTTGTGGACGAATTGAGAGAGGAAAAACTACCGGTGGGACTGTTCAGACCAGTAACTCTCTGGCCCTTCCCTCAAAAAAGGTTGGGTGAGATCTCAGAAAGGGTGAAATGTATCTTCGTGGTGGAGATGAGTTCCGGGCAGATGGTGGAGGACGTCAAGCTTTCGGTGAACGGAAAAGTTCCCGTCTATTTCTATGGACGGATGGGCGGGATCGTTCCAACACCCGAAGAGATATGTCTTGCCTTCAAGGAGGTGATACGATGA
- a CDS encoding 2-oxoacid:acceptor oxidoreductase family protein, with amino-acid sequence MGYHAMVIAGFGGQGIMLAGQIVAMAAVIEGKNATWLPSYGPEMRGGTANCTVIVDEKPINSPVVDHPTEVIAMNFPSMMKFGPKLRQGGILFVNSSIVEHVLERDDIEIVEIPANEIAEKLGSVKAANMVMIGALLELTKVVSFEAVREALGEKITRQDLLEIDLMALSKGREYIRKSHCGSS; translated from the coding sequence ATGGGATATCACGCTATGGTGATAGCGGGATTTGGTGGACAAGGGATTATGCTTGCGGGGCAAATCGTAGCCATGGCGGCCGTCATTGAAGGAAAAAACGCCACATGGCTTCCTTCCTACGGTCCGGAGATGAGAGGAGGTACGGCAAACTGCACGGTCATCGTCGATGAAAAGCCTATCAATTCACCTGTTGTTGATCATCCCACGGAAGTGATTGCGATGAATTTTCCATCGATGATGAAGTTCGGTCCAAAATTGAGGCAGGGGGGAATTCTTTTTGTGAATTCATCTATAGTCGAACACGTTCTGGAAAGGGACGATATTGAGATAGTAGAAATTCCTGCAAACGAGATAGCAGAAAAACTCGGAAGTGTAAAAGCAGCGAACATGGTAATGATTGGAGCCCTTCTAGAACTGACAAAAGTGGTGAGCTTTGAGGCCGTCAGAGAAGCTCTCGGTGAGAAAATCACTAGGCAGGATCTTTTGGAGATAGATCTGATGGCGCTTTCGAAGGGAAGAGAGTACATAAGAAAATCACATTGTGGGTCCTCTTGA